The following proteins are co-located in the Pseudomonas sp. DY-1 genome:
- a CDS encoding methanol/ethanol family PQQ-dependent dehydrogenase: MKLATLKPPFALTLLGVALVLSSSLALAGVTDKDILDDAKSTDQVVTNGLGLQGQRYSTLEALNSENVQQLRPVWALSFGGEKQRGQQAQPLVKDGVMYVTGSYSRVFAVDARTGKKLWQYDARLPDGIMPCCDVINRGVALYDDLVIFGTLDAKLVALNKDTGKVVWRKTVADYKAGYSISAAPLVVKGKLITGVAGGEFGVVGKIEAYNPKNGELLWTRPTVEGHMGYVYKDGKQVENGISGGQPGKTWPGDLWKTGGAAPWLGGYYDPDTDTLLIGTGNPSPWNSHLRPGDNLYSSSRLALNPEDGSIKWHFQTTPHDGWDFDGVNELVSFDYKDGGTTVKAAATADRNGFFYVLDRTNGKFIRGFPFVDTVTWAKGLDKEGRPIYDDAKRPGAPGGDGKHGSSVFVAPSFLGGKNWMPMAYSQDTGLFYVPSNEWGMDMWNENISYKKGAAYLGAGFTIKPLNEDYIGVLRAIDPKSGKEVWRYKNYAPLWGGVLATKGNLVFTGNPEGYLMAFDAKTGKKLYEFNTGSGVIGSPITWEMDGEQYVSVLSGWGGAVPLWGGEVAKRIKDLNQGGMLWTFKLPKADVVAKR, translated from the coding sequence ATGAAGCTCGCCACACTCAAACCGCCTTTTGCCCTGACGCTGCTCGGTGTCGCGCTGGTGCTGTCCAGCAGCCTGGCGTTGGCCGGTGTCACCGACAAGGACATCCTCGATGACGCCAAATCCACCGATCAGGTGGTGACCAACGGTCTGGGCCTGCAAGGTCAGCGCTACAGCACTCTGGAAGCTCTCAACAGCGAAAACGTGCAGCAACTGCGCCCGGTATGGGCACTGTCCTTCGGCGGTGAGAAACAGCGTGGCCAACAGGCCCAGCCGCTGGTCAAGGATGGCGTGATGTACGTCACCGGTTCCTACTCGCGGGTCTTCGCCGTCGACGCCCGCACCGGCAAGAAACTCTGGCAATACGATGCCCGCCTGCCTGACGGCATCATGCCCTGCTGTGACGTCATCAACCGCGGCGTCGCCCTGTACGACGACCTGGTGATCTTCGGCACGCTCGACGCCAAGTTGGTGGCACTGAACAAGGACACTGGCAAGGTGGTCTGGCGCAAGACCGTGGCCGACTACAAGGCCGGCTACTCCATCTCTGCCGCACCGCTGGTGGTGAAAGGCAAGCTGATCACCGGCGTCGCCGGTGGCGAGTTCGGCGTGGTGGGCAAGATCGAGGCCTACAACCCGAAGAACGGTGAGCTGCTCTGGACCCGTCCGACCGTAGAAGGCCACATGGGTTATGTCTACAAGGATGGCAAGCAGGTGGAGAACGGTATCTCCGGTGGCCAGCCCGGCAAGACCTGGCCCGGCGACCTGTGGAAGACCGGCGGTGCCGCGCCCTGGTTGGGCGGCTACTACGACCCGGACACCGACACCCTGCTGATCGGTACCGGCAACCCCTCGCCCTGGAACTCCCACCTGCGTCCGGGGGACAACCTGTATTCCTCCTCGCGCCTCGCCCTGAATCCGGAAGACGGTTCCATCAAGTGGCACTTCCAGACCACGCCGCACGACGGCTGGGACTTCGACGGCGTCAACGAACTGGTGTCCTTCGACTACAAGGATGGCGGCACGACCGTGAAAGCGGCTGCCACCGCCGACCGCAACGGCTTCTTCTACGTCCTGGATCGCACCAACGGCAAGTTCATCCGTGGCTTCCCGTTCGTTGACACCGTCACCTGGGCCAAGGGCCTGGACAAGGAAGGCCGTCCGATCTACGACGACGCCAAACGCCCCGGCGCGCCGGGCGGTGACGGTAAGCACGGTAGTTCGGTGTTCGTCGCGCCGTCCTTCCTGGGGGGCAAGAACTGGATGCCCATGGCTTACAGCCAGGACACCGGCCTGTTCTACGTGCCGTCCAACGAGTGGGGCATGGACATGTGGAACGAGAACATCTCCTACAAGAAGGGCGCGGCCTACCTGGGCGCCGGTTTCACCATCAAGCCGCTGAACGAGGATTACATCGGCGTGCTGCGTGCCATCGATCCCAAATCCGGCAAGGAAGTCTGGCGCTACAAGAACTATGCGCCGCTCTGGGGCGGTGTGCTGGCGACCAAGGGCAACCTGGTGTTCACCGGCAACCCCGAGGGCTACCTGATGGCCTTCGACGCCAAGACCGGCAAGAAGCTCTATGAGTTCAACACCGGTTCCGGCGTGATCGGTTCGCCCATCACCTGGGAAATGGACGGTGAGCAGTACGTCTCCGTGCTGTCCGGCTGGGGTGGCGCGGTGCCGCTCTGGGGTGGCGAGGTGGCCAAACGCATCAAGGACCTGAACCAGGGCGGCATGCTCTGGACCTTCAAGCTGCCCAAGGCAGATGTCGTAGCCAAGCGCTGA
- a CDS encoding quinoprotein dehydrogenase-associated SoxYZ-like carrier, which produces MHRRSLLLLGLLGTSAPLWGAGQDPVESVMWDYFHQRLLGGQPFVHDPKVVLEAPPFAEDSRQVPIQVDARAFAGQVVKIMAWAELNPIPQIFVFQPGGQVEPALAIRIRVQQATPIRAAVLTRDGLWHIGSTHVDAAGGGCTAPSVVRAQAGWEDRLGQVHAGRFLLGDSSRLRMRIDHPMDNGLVGGIPEFFINQVELRDVRGKVLANLELFPAVSENPTISLEVQEDEQARLWLRDNNGNEFEASF; this is translated from the coding sequence ATGCACAGGCGTTCGTTGCTGTTGTTGGGGTTGCTCGGGACCAGCGCGCCACTCTGGGGGGCTGGTCAGGATCCGGTGGAGTCGGTCATGTGGGACTACTTCCACCAGCGCCTCCTGGGTGGCCAACCATTCGTTCACGACCCGAAGGTGGTGCTTGAAGCGCCACCCTTCGCCGAGGACTCGCGCCAGGTACCGATCCAGGTCGACGCACGTGCCTTTGCCGGACAGGTGGTGAAAATCATGGCCTGGGCCGAACTCAATCCGATTCCGCAGATATTCGTATTCCAGCCCGGTGGGCAGGTGGAACCTGCGCTGGCCATTCGCATCCGCGTCCAGCAGGCCACGCCCATCCGCGCCGCCGTACTCACCCGTGACGGCCTCTGGCACATCGGCTCCACCCATGTCGACGCGGCGGGTGGCGGCTGCACGGCACCCAGCGTAGTGCGTGCCCAGGCCGGCTGGGAGGATCGGCTCGGCCAGGTCCACGCTGGCCGCTTCCTCCTTGGCGACAGCAGTCGCCTGCGCATGCGCATCGACCACCCGATGGACAACGGCCTGGTCGGCGGCATCCCCGAGTTCTTCATCAACCAGGTCGAATTGCGTGACGTCAGGGGCAAGGTGCTGGCCAACCTGGAACTGTTTCCGGCGGTCAGCGAGAACCCGACCATCAGCCTGGAAGTGCAGGAGGATGAGCAAGCACGGCTGTGGCTGCGGGACAACAATGGCAACGAGTTCGAGGCCAGCTTCTAG
- a CDS encoding pentapeptide repeat-containing protein: MNNLHLFLPLALLVTGSVALADDGDLVINGCRIVPESRCPGADLRGANLSNQDMSKMDLSGANLEGADLRHVRLDLANLEKAHLAGANLTRASLQQTNLRLADLSGSRMVAVQGWGMFAQAAEFRGADLSAAYLEFARFSGAKMHQVRLQAADLEMAWLSKADLKGADLRDANLQEAKIGEANLENADLTGARRHYATFQATNMEGCKGCPSGWD; encoded by the coding sequence ATGAACAACCTGCACCTGTTCCTCCCTCTTGCCCTGCTGGTCACCGGCAGCGTCGCGTTGGCCGACGACGGCGACCTGGTCATCAACGGCTGCCGCATCGTCCCGGAAAGCCGCTGCCCGGGGGCCGACCTGCGCGGCGCCAACCTGTCCAACCAGGACATGAGCAAGATGGACCTGTCAGGTGCCAACCTTGAGGGCGCCGACCTGCGCCACGTCCGGCTGGACCTGGCCAACCTGGAAAAAGCCCACCTGGCTGGCGCCAATCTGACCCGCGCCAGCCTGCAACAGACCAACCTGCGCCTGGCCGACCTTTCGGGCAGTCGCATGGTGGCCGTCCAGGGCTGGGGCATGTTCGCCCAGGCCGCCGAATTCAGGGGTGCCGACCTTTCCGCCGCCTATCTGGAATTCGCCCGTTTCTCCGGAGCGAAGATGCATCAGGTGAGACTCCAGGCCGCCGACCTGGAAATGGCCTGGCTGAGCAAGGCCGATCTCAAGGGCGCCGACCTGCGCGACGCCAACCTGCAGGAAGCCAAGATAGGCGAAGCCAACCTGGAAAATGCAGATCTCACCGGTGCACGCAGGCACTACGCGACGTTCCAGGCCACCAACATGGAAGGCTGCAAGGGTTGCCCGAGCGGCTGGGACTGA
- a CDS encoding methyl-accepting chemotaxis protein: MISTEAATSELSQQAFAAAHDVRQSGDEGREVLRQAIELMQQLSLRAGASRELIATLSQRSEEIQQVAQVIQSIASQTNLLALNAAIEAARAGEHGRGFAVVADEVRGLAGRTASATGEVGQMVADIQRQTSLVVEQIQQLSSDLEAGVGQVELTGRQLEKIAGLAAAVEGQVDQIAHGARTNRDQLAGLFEAVGQMRRDLGDSDEQTRRLAGAASQLEGQAETISERLAEVGLDDYHQRIYDLAREGASAIAARFERDVQEGRISLDDLFDRRFQVVPGTYPQKYSSRFDRYTDQVLPDIQESLLTQHEGLVFAIACTQEGYVPTHNKAFSQAPCGDPEQDMACSRSKRMFNDRTGLRCGSHQQPLLLQTYTRDTGELMHDLSVPIIVRERHWGGLRLGYRPEQAAATPTAIREALARA; this comes from the coding sequence ATGATCTCCACCGAGGCGGCTACGTCCGAACTCAGCCAGCAGGCGTTCGCTGCTGCCCACGATGTGCGCCAGAGCGGCGATGAGGGGCGCGAAGTGCTGCGGCAGGCGATCGAACTCATGCAGCAACTGAGTCTCAGGGCCGGCGCCAGCCGCGAGTTGATTGCCACGCTCAGCCAGCGCAGCGAGGAGATCCAGCAGGTGGCCCAGGTCATCCAGTCCATCGCCAGCCAGACCAACCTGCTGGCGCTGAACGCTGCCATCGAGGCGGCACGAGCTGGCGAGCATGGTCGTGGCTTCGCCGTGGTGGCAGACGAGGTACGTGGTCTGGCCGGGCGTACGGCCAGTGCTACCGGTGAAGTGGGGCAGATGGTGGCCGACATCCAGCGGCAGACCTCATTGGTGGTCGAGCAGATCCAGCAACTCTCCAGCGACCTGGAGGCCGGTGTCGGCCAGGTCGAGCTGACTGGCCGCCAGTTGGAGAAGATCGCCGGTCTGGCCGCAGCGGTGGAAGGGCAGGTGGACCAGATCGCCCATGGTGCCCGTACCAACCGTGACCAGCTCGCCGGGCTGTTCGAGGCAGTGGGGCAGATGCGCCGTGACCTCGGTGACAGTGATGAACAGACTCGCCGCCTGGCCGGGGCGGCCAGCCAGCTGGAGGGACAGGCCGAGACAATCAGTGAGCGACTGGCGGAAGTGGGACTGGATGACTATCACCAGCGCATCTACGACCTGGCCCGCGAAGGTGCCAGTGCCATCGCTGCGCGCTTCGAGCGGGACGTGCAGGAAGGGCGCATCAGCCTCGACGATCTCTTCGACCGCCGCTTCCAGGTGGTGCCCGGAACCTATCCGCAGAAGTACAGCTCGCGTTTCGACCGCTACACCGACCAGGTCCTGCCGGATATCCAGGAATCGCTGCTCACGCAACATGAGGGGCTGGTCTTCGCCATCGCCTGCACCCAGGAAGGCTACGTGCCGACCCACAACAAAGCCTTCAGCCAGGCACCTTGCGGCGATCCGGAGCAGGACATGGCGTGCAGTCGCAGTAAACGCATGTTCAACGACCGCACCGGCCTGCGCTGTGGGAGCCACCAACAGCCGCTGCTGCTGCAGACCTACACCCGCGATACCGGGGAACTGATGCACGATCTCTCGGTGCCGATCATCGTCCGGGAACGGCACTGGGGTGGGTTGCGCCTGGGGTATAGGCCGGAACAGGCGGCCGCAACTCCGACGGCGATAAGAGAGGCTCTGGCGCGGGCCTGA
- the pedF gene encoding cytochrome c-550 PedF, producing MNKNSALRGLALLAGFTLSGIVLAHGDVVPQAVNTQGLEELGKEWREENPYRAPYANHDLAVEIGSSAYNQNCARCHGLEAKSGGIAPDLRYLETDASGDEWFKERVINGAVRDGAVYMPKMADFLSQEALWAIRTYLESVHVDE from the coding sequence ATGAACAAGAACAGCGCACTGCGCGGCCTCGCACTCCTGGCCGGCTTTACCCTCAGCGGAATCGTACTGGCCCATGGCGACGTGGTGCCCCAGGCAGTCAACACCCAAGGTCTGGAGGAACTGGGCAAGGAATGGCGCGAAGAAAACCCCTATCGCGCGCCTTATGCCAATCACGACCTGGCCGTTGAGATCGGTTCCTCTGCCTACAACCAGAACTGCGCCCGCTGCCACGGCCTGGAAGCCAAGTCCGGCGGCATCGCCCCCGACCTGCGCTACCTGGAAACCGACGCCAGCGGCGATGAGTGGTTCAAGGAGCGGGTGATCAACGGCGCCGTGCGCGACGGCGCGGTGTACATGCCGAAGATGGCCGACTTCCTCAGCCAGGAAGCCCTCTGGGCCATCCGCACCTACCTGGAAAGCGTGCACGTGGACGAGTAA
- a CDS encoding ABC transporter substrate-binding protein — protein sequence MRLLVLLCWLLCLPLAQAQVRPYDDIVDSGVLRVAVYENFAPYSFKDGDQARGVDIDLANALAEGLGLKLELLWVTPGERLDDDLRNFVWKGHYMRPGVLADVMLRVPYDRDYSQKRNDVGELANEQVVMFGPYQRERWQVAYDSRRLPEVPTIGVFQFHPIGVELESVPSFYLTSVFAGRLARNTHHFPGTAAAFEGMRKGEVDAVMALRGELDWLQHEAHDPQIRNADNTYPNLGQPEWDIGMAVHESNRQLANALEETLDGMVRDGRMDKLYASYGLHYELPGFYQDVQ from the coding sequence ATGCGCCTGCTGGTTCTGTTGTGCTGGCTGCTGTGCTTGCCCCTGGCGCAGGCACAGGTACGCCCCTATGACGACATCGTCGACTCGGGTGTGCTGCGGGTGGCCGTCTACGAGAACTTCGCGCCCTACAGCTTCAAGGATGGCGACCAGGCGCGCGGGGTTGATATCGACCTTGCCAATGCCCTTGCGGAGGGGCTTGGACTGAAGCTGGAACTGCTCTGGGTCACCCCGGGAGAAAGGCTCGACGATGACCTGCGCAATTTTGTCTGGAAGGGGCACTACATGCGTCCAGGTGTGCTCGCCGATGTGATGCTGCGAGTGCCCTACGACCGCGATTACTCGCAAAAGCGCAACGATGTGGGCGAGCTGGCCAACGAGCAGGTAGTAATGTTCGGCCCCTATCAGCGTGAGCGCTGGCAGGTTGCCTATGACAGTCGTCGACTGCCGGAAGTGCCAACTATCGGCGTGTTCCAGTTCCATCCCATCGGCGTCGAGTTGGAAAGCGTGCCGTCCTTCTATCTCACCTCGGTGTTCGCCGGGCGTCTGGCGCGCAACACCCATCACTTCCCGGGAACGGCTGCGGCCTTCGAAGGAATGCGCAAGGGCGAGGTGGATGCCGTGATGGCTCTGCGTGGGGAGCTGGACTGGCTGCAGCACGAGGCCCACGACCCGCAGATCCGCAATGCCGACAACACCTATCCCAACCTCGGCCAACCCGAATGGGACATCGGCATGGCGGTGCACGAAAGCAATCGCCAACTGGCCAATGCCCTGGAGGAAACCCTCGATGGCATGGTGCGCGACGGTCGCATGGACAAGCTCTATGCCTCATACGGCCTGCATTACGAGCTACCGGGGTTCTATCAGGACGTTCAATAG
- a CDS encoding AI-2E family transporter, with product MQVFSDRQLLLASWAIVLLGLLLVLPFRLLPSLLSGLLVYELVISLAPRLQPVIPGGRRARWLAVALLGTLVVSLLSLFFVWIAGVVMQEVHNPGQLLEKFITLTEQARAQLPASVENYLPASADDLRRELMDWLRAHVGQLQLLGKGAAHTFVTMLIGMILGAIIALQPIPNFETLRPLSRVLLERMALLVTAFRNIVFAQIKISLVNTTLTGIFLAVVLPLMDIHMPLTKVLILLTFLLGLLPVIGNLMSNTLIFIAGFSVSLWVAVGALGYLIAIHKLEYFLNARIVGGQISAKAWELLLAMLAFEAIFGLQGLVAAPIYYAYLKSELKHAELV from the coding sequence ATGCAAGTCTTCAGTGATCGTCAACTGCTCCTGGCCAGCTGGGCCATCGTTCTCCTCGGCCTGCTACTGGTACTGCCTTTCCGGCTCCTGCCGTCCCTCCTGTCCGGGCTGCTGGTCTATGAACTGGTAATCAGCCTCGCGCCCCGCCTGCAACCGGTGATTCCCGGCGGTCGCCGCGCCCGTTGGCTGGCGGTGGCATTGCTCGGCACGCTGGTGGTGAGTCTGTTATCGCTGTTCTTCGTGTGGATCGCCGGCGTGGTGATGCAGGAGGTGCACAACCCCGGCCAGCTGCTGGAGAAATTCATCACTCTCACCGAACAGGCACGCGCACAGCTGCCGGCGTCCGTCGAGAACTACCTGCCGGCCAGCGCCGATGACCTACGCCGCGAACTGATGGATTGGCTGCGCGCCCACGTCGGGCAGCTGCAGTTGCTGGGCAAGGGGGCGGCGCACACCTTCGTGACCATGCTGATCGGCATGATCCTCGGCGCCATCATTGCGCTGCAGCCCATCCCCAACTTCGAGACCTTGCGTCCGCTCAGCCGCGTGCTGCTGGAGCGCATGGCCCTCCTGGTCACCGCCTTCCGCAACATCGTCTTCGCGCAGATCAAGATTTCCCTGGTCAACACCACCCTCACTGGCATTTTCCTTGCGGTGGTGCTGCCGCTGATGGACATCCATATGCCACTGACCAAGGTCCTGATCCTGCTGACCTTCCTGCTCGGACTCCTGCCGGTGATCGGCAACCTGATGTCCAACACCTTGATCTTCATCGCCGGGTTCTCGGTGTCGCTCTGGGTGGCAGTCGGCGCGCTGGGTTATCTGATCGCCATCCACAAGCTTGAGTACTTCCTCAACGCCCGCATCGTCGGCGGGCAGATCAGTGCCAAGGCTTGGGAACTGCTGCTGGCGATGCTCGCGTTCGAGGCGATCTTCGGCTTGCAGGGACTGGTGGCGGCGCCGATCTACTACGCCTACCTGAAGAGCGAACTGAAGCACGCGGAGCTGGTTTAA
- the exaA gene encoding quinoprotein ethanol dehydrogenase — protein MTTRSLPLPASRLSTAIRCLLLVGGLAAAGGALAKAVTWDDIANDHQTTSDVLQYGLGTNAQRWSPLAQVNADNVFKLAPAWSFSFGDEKQRGQESQAIVSDGVIYVTASYSRVFALDAKTGHRLWTYNHRLPDDIRPCCDVVNRGAAIYSDKIFFGTLDARVVALDKKTGKVVWNKKFGEHGAGYTMTGAPTIVKDQKSGRVLLIHGSSGDEFGVVGQLYARDPDSGEEVWMRPFVEGHMGRLNGKDSTPTGDIKAPSWPDDKNHPSGKKEAWSHGGGAPWQSASFDPQTNTIIVGAGNPAPWNGWARTADGGAPKDFDSLYTSGQVGVDPSTGEVKWFYQHTPNDAWDFSGNNELVLFDYKGKDGKTVKATAHADRNGFFYVVDRSNGKLQNAFPFVDNITWASHIDLKTGRPVENPGQRPPLPEPGQKHGKAVEVSPPFLGGKNWNPMAYSQDTGLFYVPANHWKEDYWTEEVAYKKGSAYLGQGFRIKRMYDDHVGILRAMNPSTGKIVWEHKERLPLWAGVLATKGGLVFTGTGDGFLKAFDAKNGNELWKFQTGSGIVSPPITWEQDGVQYIGVTVGYGGAVPLWGGDMADLTKPVAQGGSFWVFKLPSWDKTAQR, from the coding sequence ATGACAACAAGATCGCTACCCTTACCTGCCAGCCGGCTTTCGACCGCCATCCGCTGCCTCTTGCTGGTGGGAGGCCTGGCCGCTGCCGGCGGCGCCCTCGCCAAGGCCGTCACCTGGGACGACATCGCCAACGACCATCAGACCACCAGCGACGTGCTGCAGTACGGCCTGGGCACCAACGCCCAACGCTGGAGCCCTCTGGCCCAGGTGAACGCAGACAACGTGTTCAAGCTGGCGCCCGCCTGGTCCTTCTCCTTCGGCGACGAGAAGCAACGCGGCCAGGAATCCCAGGCGATCGTCAGTGACGGGGTGATCTACGTCACGGCCTCCTATTCCCGCGTCTTCGCCCTCGACGCCAAGACCGGCCACCGCCTGTGGACCTACAACCACCGCCTGCCCGACGACATTCGTCCCTGCTGCGACGTGGTCAACCGTGGCGCCGCCATCTACAGCGACAAGATCTTCTTCGGCACCCTGGATGCCCGCGTGGTCGCACTCGACAAGAAGACCGGCAAGGTGGTCTGGAACAAGAAGTTCGGCGAGCACGGGGCCGGCTATACCATGACCGGTGCGCCGACGATCGTGAAAGACCAGAAGAGCGGACGCGTGCTGCTGATCCACGGCAGCTCAGGCGACGAGTTCGGCGTGGTCGGTCAACTCTACGCACGCGACCCGGACAGCGGCGAAGAGGTGTGGATGCGTCCTTTCGTCGAAGGCCACATGGGGCGCTTGAACGGCAAGGACAGCACCCCCACCGGCGACATCAAGGCACCGTCCTGGCCGGACGACAAGAATCATCCCTCCGGCAAGAAGGAAGCCTGGAGCCATGGCGGCGGCGCTCCCTGGCAGAGCGCGAGCTTCGATCCGCAGACCAACACCATCATCGTTGGTGCCGGCAACCCGGCGCCCTGGAACGGCTGGGCACGCACCGCCGACGGCGGCGCCCCGAAGGACTTCGACAGCCTCTACACCTCCGGCCAGGTCGGCGTGGACCCGAGCACCGGCGAAGTGAAATGGTTCTACCAGCACACGCCCAACGATGCCTGGGACTTCTCCGGCAACAACGAACTGGTGCTGTTCGACTACAAGGGCAAGGACGGAAAAACCGTCAAGGCCACCGCCCACGCCGACCGCAATGGCTTCTTCTATGTGGTCGACCGCAGCAACGGCAAGCTGCAGAACGCCTTCCCCTTCGTCGACAACATCACCTGGGCCAGCCACATCGACCTGAAAACCGGCCGTCCGGTGGAGAACCCCGGCCAGCGCCCGCCATTGCCGGAGCCCGGCCAGAAGCACGGCAAGGCGGTGGAAGTCTCGCCCCCTTTCCTGGGTGGCAAGAACTGGAACCCCATGGCCTACAGCCAGGACACCGGCCTGTTCTACGTACCGGCCAACCACTGGAAGGAGGACTACTGGACCGAAGAGGTCGCCTACAAGAAAGGCTCGGCGTATCTCGGCCAGGGTTTCCGCATCAAGCGCATGTATGACGACCATGTCGGCATCCTGCGTGCGATGAACCCCTCCACCGGCAAGATCGTGTGGGAGCACAAGGAGCGCTTGCCGCTCTGGGCCGGCGTGCTGGCCACCAAGGGTGGCCTGGTGTTCACCGGCACTGGCGACGGTTTCCTCAAGGCCTTCGACGCCAAGAACGGCAATGAGCTGTGGAAGTTCCAGACCGGCAGCGGCATCGTCTCCCCGCCCATCACCTGGGAACAGGACGGCGTGCAGTACATCGGTGTGACCGTGGGCTACGGCGGTGCGGTTCCGCTTTGGGGTGGCGACATGGCCGACCTGACCAAGCCCGTGGCCCAGGGCGGCTCCTTCTGGGTGTTCAAGCTGCCGAGCTGGGACAAGACCGCACAACGCTGA
- a CDS encoding quinoprotein relay system zinc metallohydrolase 1, which yields MRLIVFLLACIVCTAQAGQDYALSPRQIAEDTWLLEGSTGNFDKANGGNIVNTGFIVTDAGVVVIDTGPSRAYGEAMRRVITQVTDQPVALVLLTHHHPDHVLGNQAFTDVPIAALAGARKLLDEQGNAMAENMYRLVGDWMRGTEVVLPTETLEPSVREVGGHRLRLLALRGHTGADLAVLDERTGVLFAGDLVFYQRALTTPNSPGLDAWLADIATLQSLPWKTLVPGHGPVSHDKAPFEQMRDYLGWLDGLLKEAAGKGEDMNEVIRSPIPQRFASVNLSRYELIRTVSHLYPKYELARMPRVDSATE from the coding sequence ATGCGCTTGATCGTTTTTCTGCTGGCCTGCATCGTCTGCACCGCCCAGGCTGGCCAGGACTATGCCCTCAGTCCCAGGCAGATCGCCGAGGACACCTGGCTGCTGGAAGGCAGCACCGGCAACTTCGACAAGGCCAACGGCGGCAACATCGTCAACACCGGCTTCATCGTTACCGATGCGGGCGTCGTGGTGATCGACACCGGGCCATCGAGGGCCTATGGCGAGGCCATGCGCCGCGTGATCACACAGGTAACGGACCAGCCCGTGGCCCTGGTGCTCCTGACCCATCATCACCCGGATCATGTGCTGGGCAACCAGGCATTCACGGATGTCCCCATCGCCGCGCTGGCCGGTGCCCGCAAGCTGCTGGACGAGCAGGGCAACGCGATGGCGGAGAACATGTACCGCCTGGTCGGCGACTGGATGCGCGGCACTGAAGTTGTCCTGCCGACTGAAACGCTGGAACCCAGTGTGCGTGAAGTCGGCGGCCACAGGCTGAGATTGCTGGCCTTGCGTGGTCACACCGGCGCCGACCTCGCCGTGCTGGATGAACGCACCGGCGTGCTGTTCGCCGGCGACCTGGTGTTCTACCAGCGCGCCCTGACCACACCCAATAGTCCAGGGCTGGATGCCTGGCTTGCGGATATCGCCACACTGCAGTCGCTACCCTGGAAAACCTTGGTGCCCGGCCACGGGCCCGTCAGCCATGACAAGGCGCCATTCGAACAGATGCGTGACTATCTGGGCTGGCTGGATGGCTTGCTGAAGGAGGCGGCAGGGAAGGGGGAGGACATGAACGAAGTGATCCGCTCACCGATTCCCCAGCGTTTCGCCTCGGTGAACCTGAGCCGCTACGAGCTGATCCGCACGGTCAGCCATCTGTACCCGAAGTACGAACTGGCGCGGATGCCGAGGGTGGATAGCGCGACGGAATGA